From the genome of Candidatus Roizmanbacteria bacterium, one region includes:
- a CDS encoding GNAT family N-acetyltransferase: MENIEDYLITDTLNDSQIDTLIRYSNTDPVLAKWTSDRKRFSTQKSTKNWLQLNPEYIVLTDIHEELLGIAWLQTKSIPADFILKLDSESEKKFTKTCAIRLYSTARGKGLGVWFYTQLFDRFESQYVWAKVSADNITSIQLHEKLGFKQTSQPDDLNKIILVRDSHNN; this comes from the coding sequence GTGGAGAATATAGAAGACTATTTAATTACGGACACACTGAACGACTCTCAAATCGACACTCTGATTCGATACTCGAACACAGATCCTGTTCTTGCAAAATGGACCTCAGATCGTAAGCGATTTAGTACACAGAAATCAACAAAAAATTGGCTTCAGTTGAATCCTGAATATATTGTTCTCACGGATATTCATGAGGAGCTTCTCGGGATTGCATGGCTTCAGACAAAATCTATTCCGGCAGATTTTATCCTCAAACTCGATTCAGAGAGCGAAAAGAAATTTACAAAGACTTGCGCAATTAGACTCTACAGTACTGCACGAGGTAAAGGACTTGGTGTTTGGTTTTATACTCAGTTATTCGATCGTTTTGAATCGCAGTATGTATGGGCAAAGGTCTCTGCCGATAATATTACCTCAATACAACTTCATGAGAAACTGGGATTCAAACAGACCTCTCAACCTGACGACCTCAACAAGATTATTCTCGTGCGTGATTCCCACAATAATTAA
- a CDS encoding prepilin-type N-terminal cleavage/methylation domain-containing protein → MIVMRKASQKAGFTLVELLVAIGIFGVLVAITIVAINPGRQFSRANNTKRQSDVTALLDALGQYSAENSGRLPATITTTNKTVSNTGADICGLLVPNYLSALPVDPGTNNGTAISSCAGAYTTNYEVALDASGRLMVTAPATELGGAVITATR, encoded by the coding sequence ATGATAGTTATGAGGAAAGCTTCACAAAAAGCAGGTTTTACTCTTGTAGAGTTATTGGTGGCAATAGGCATCTTTGGAGTATTAGTTGCGATTACGATAGTTGCTATAAATCCAGGAAGACAGTTCTCCCGTGCAAATAACACCAAAAGGCAAAGTGACGTTACTGCTCTTCTCGATGCGCTCGGACAATACTCTGCCGAAAATTCGGGAAGACTTCCCGCCACAATAACTACAACGAACAAGACAGTAAGCAATACAGGAGCCGATATCTGCGGTCTGTTGGTACCAAATTACCTATCTGCCCTTCCTGTAGATCCAGGTACAAATAACGGAACAGCTATTTCTAGTTGTGCCGGCGCTTACACCACAAACTATGAGGTCGCTCTTGATGCGAGTGGCCGCCTCATGGTAACTGCCCCCGCAACAGAGCTTGGAGGTGCGGTTATTACAGCAACTAGATAG
- a CDS encoding YcaO-like family protein, with protein sequence MFNTLNEKDEPRVLATLDNISKIYPKLSFIKELHKIKQYSDEPKYFQYVVRMEDDLKNTDGHTSNEKKAGGGSFLSEQLALLKCLGEAIERFSCSTYKNTDLVTSSAEKLEGSIDVTKIVGLTERQKKQNKMFNVTPKSVLRWKQGYSLGTGKKAYIPAQLIYHNYKFDSQENMFYLPISTGAAGGGSLTAALTRGIFEIVERDSFVIAYLNKIRFPKVSLDSVKDEYVQFLLEMLKRYRLAIHVIDITNDLKIPCFLSIIVNKTGIGPAVSTGLKCHLDPIEAITGSIEEAFNVRTWTRQNYEDNPKKEKKNMSGNISNTDQRGVYWYQKEMIHKLDFWLDQNEKTYNLSHVKLSQQKILSTTVQSLFKKGYEIYYADVTLPLLKRVGYKIVKVVIPGLQPFYMNEILPYLGGERLTEVPKKLPYQFSRTLNKVPHPFL encoded by the coding sequence ATGTTCAATACTCTAAATGAGAAAGACGAACCGAGAGTCCTAGCAACCTTAGACAATATTTCAAAGATTTATCCAAAGCTGTCCTTTATAAAAGAGCTGCATAAAATTAAGCAATACTCCGACGAACCAAAATATTTCCAATATGTGGTTAGAATGGAAGACGATCTCAAAAACACAGATGGCCACACGTCAAATGAAAAAAAAGCTGGTGGAGGATCTTTTTTATCGGAGCAACTGGCACTATTGAAATGCTTAGGGGAAGCAATTGAAAGATTCTCATGCTCAACTTATAAAAACACGGACCTTGTAACTTCGTCTGCAGAGAAATTAGAAGGTAGTATCGACGTCACTAAAATCGTCGGCTTAACAGAAAGACAAAAAAAACAAAATAAAATGTTTAACGTCACTCCAAAGTCTGTTTTACGTTGGAAACAGGGTTACTCACTTGGTACTGGCAAAAAAGCCTATATCCCCGCCCAACTTATCTACCATAATTATAAATTTGACTCTCAGGAAAATATGTTTTATTTACCAATCAGTACAGGAGCTGCTGGTGGAGGAAGCTTGACCGCGGCTTTAACGAGAGGAATATTTGAGATAGTAGAAAGAGATTCATTTGTTATTGCGTATTTAAATAAGATACGCTTCCCAAAAGTAAGTCTAGACTCAGTAAAAGATGAATACGTCCAATTCCTACTTGAGATGTTAAAACGATATAGGCTTGCAATTCATGTTATAGATATTACTAACGACTTAAAGATACCCTGCTTTCTGTCAATAATAGTCAATAAGACAGGTATTGGTCCTGCTGTATCTACTGGTCTTAAGTGCCATCTTGACCCAATCGAGGCGATAACAGGTTCTATAGAGGAAGCATTTAATGTTCGTACCTGGACTCGACAAAATTACGAGGACAATCCTAAGAAAGAAAAGAAAAACATGAGTGGAAATATAAGTAACACTGATCAGAGAGGGGTTTATTGGTACCAAAAAGAAATGATACATAAATTGGATTTTTGGCTAGACCAAAATGAAAAAACCTATAACTTAAGCCATGTTAAGTTATCACAACAAAAAATTCTCAGCACCACTGTGCAATCCCTTTTTAAGAAAGGATATGAAATATACTACGCTGATGTAACGCTACCACTATTAAAGAGGGTCGGTTATAAAATTGTTAAGGTAGTAATTCCTGGATTACAACCTTTCTACATGAACGAGATTTTGCCATATTTAGGAGGCGAAAGATTAACAGAAGTACCTAAAAAACTACCTTATCAATTTTCACGCACTTTAAATAAGGTGCCACATCCTTTTCTATGA
- a CDS encoding SagB/ThcOx family dehydrogenase — MKINNELKKKFNLLPYSESQQYHHATKLTKFIEKKGSINNGPKEWFHIFYKGYPKFEKIVLPKKINLDNVKLLHALSKRKTLREYSGKELNFSKLGTLLYYSAGLRNKNRKAGNRFYPSAGARYPLETYIVSFNTKGLKQGIYHYHLRSGKLEFLWTKKHFKEVLMKNFNQDWISNAGALIVISAVFWRNEMKYRDRGYRHTLTELGALTQNIYLLSAVLKLGCASIGGFIDDKLNSLLDLDGEDESVLGVIAVGEIDK, encoded by the coding sequence ATGAAAATCAATAACGAATTAAAAAAGAAATTTAATTTACTGCCATATTCTGAATCGCAACAGTACCATCATGCAACAAAACTTACAAAATTTATAGAAAAAAAAGGTTCTATAAATAATGGTCCCAAAGAGTGGTTTCATATTTTCTATAAAGGCTATCCAAAATTCGAAAAAATCGTATTACCGAAAAAAATCAATTTGGATAACGTAAAACTCCTACATGCTTTAAGCAAAAGAAAGACACTGAGAGAATACTCAGGAAAAGAGTTAAATTTTTCAAAACTAGGTACATTGCTTTACTATTCAGCAGGATTAAGAAATAAAAATCGTAAGGCTGGGAATAGATTCTACCCTTCTGCTGGAGCAAGGTATCCTCTTGAGACATACATAGTAAGTTTTAATACTAAAGGGCTTAAACAGGGAATTTATCACTACCACCTAAGAAGTGGCAAATTAGAGTTTCTTTGGACAAAGAAACATTTTAAGGAAGTGCTTATGAAAAACTTCAACCAAGATTGGATATCGAACGCAGGAGCATTGATCGTTATTTCAGCAGTTTTTTGGAGGAATGAAATGAAGTATCGAGACAGAGGCTATAGACATACTTTAACAGAATTAGGAGCTTTAACACAAAACATATATCTTCTTTCAGCGGTTCTAAAATTAGGCTGCGCTTCAATTGGAGGTTTCATTGACGATAAATTAAACTCATTATTGGATTTAGATGGTGAAGATGAGTCCGTATTAGGAGTCATAGCGGTCGGTGAGATTGACAAATAG
- a CDS encoding aminoglycoside phosphotransferase family protein has product MLPEYRVPLKLLGTEQEDLAPQVYGAVANPFTSSVVLFGIHRGKHIAIKFSQLSHGAEHEWEGLTKASDAGIKTTPPVGLAMTEEGKTVLITSKIAGTNLYTNPDLLLRRRFGEIVRTMHDDVYVEGTSWRQSEYSDFERIASKLQLRLESVGTDTLRSEAASLIGNNSEALRGRLVEMEPSFTHNDLHNDQVLVLKDGTMALIDFESWSEGDPLKDIAKYIFHTLRTRQPITDITEFARGYSKITGDLSTDDVASLSYYVLEVGINTVSFYRRFRHSHYHWALDYLNRIVEYLESGEILNSLKY; this is encoded by the coding sequence ATGTTGCCTGAATATCGAGTTCCGCTCAAATTACTGGGTACAGAGCAAGAAGATCTAGCGCCACAGGTATACGGGGCAGTGGCAAATCCATTTACTTCGAGCGTTGTGTTATTCGGAATTCATAGAGGAAAGCATATAGCGATAAAGTTTTCGCAATTATCCCATGGCGCGGAACACGAATGGGAAGGGCTAACCAAAGCAAGCGATGCTGGTATAAAGACAACTCCTCCGGTAGGACTTGCTATGACAGAAGAGGGGAAAACGGTGCTAATTACGTCTAAGATTGCTGGAACGAACCTCTACACCAATCCAGACTTATTATTGCGAAGGAGATTCGGAGAAATAGTTCGCACAATGCATGATGATGTTTACGTTGAGGGAACAAGCTGGAGGCAATCGGAATATTCTGATTTTGAGAGAATTGCATCCAAATTACAGCTACGTCTAGAAAGTGTAGGTACTGACACGCTTAGATCTGAGGCAGCTTCTCTTATTGGTAATAATTCCGAAGCATTGAGAGGGCGCTTAGTTGAGATGGAACCTTCATTCACACATAACGATCTTCACAATGACCAAGTATTAGTACTTAAAGATGGTACCATGGCTCTCATTGATTTCGAGTCATGGTCTGAAGGGGACCCTCTAAAAGACATTGCAAAGTACATATTTCATACGTTAAGAACTAGGCAGCCGATTACAGATATTACCGAGTTCGCACGAGGATATTCCAAAATAACTGGCGATCTTTCTACCGACGATGTAGCGTCGTTATCTTATTATGTTCTGGAAGTAGGAATAAATACTGTGAGTTTTTATAGAAGATTTAGACATTCTCACTATCACTGGGCTCTTGATTATTTGAACAGAATAGTAGAATATCTTGAATCAGGAGAGATTCTTAATAGTCTAAAGTACTAA
- a CDS encoding alpha/beta fold hydrolase, which translates to MIIVLIFVLANFLSGTVNAASLHLEKDQNNPFNTNFYILQSTVTKENGEYKMWFTGSNGTNLKIRYASSIDGLNWPTSELVTVNDTGDNHDPSLFKHEGNNYIYYISEPSEGSGTDIKVKKATATGAQFDTPVLINLNRQQWNSQKLSCPFGYFENGTYFLFYCGTAGSGWNLGLASSIDGINFTPCSNNPIISGGDVGNTQLYTDEHNVKHLLYHSTSGITEVTSVGPLSCNSVWTNYHTFISRDKPYDQTYIIAPSLLYDSSPKELFYTAKGPATSGEWKLNRAVENTSKSKIIIIPGFFASWNQEAILHNSETNDWIIPTYVHEYDGLMQSLENVGYKKNIDYFVYPYDWRKSLSESADNLHNFLQTNIWSLDDSNTVSLVGHSMGGLLSRIYAQKYSSDKISQVVTVGSPHKGVVQVYQPLEAGETKKDDSFLWLGTKLLINLNRYNFRTDREIVRNLIPSLYDLFPTYDFLKNKKGNRISVNSLSIQNNALNEYSDTTSIDNKMTVIYGNKTINKTPKEIVVGNRALFDLLTRDYLDGRPLSYIYGAGDYLVPLISSQFGSAQVQLPLDHGELIYKSEGIKQIFSNLNVPFSDDQIEEGEETKISPSILITAQSPIAIELELGDNTYSSEGGMIFYLMQSLGPTSFM; encoded by the coding sequence TTGATTATTGTATTGATTTTTGTACTTGCGAACTTTCTGTCAGGCACCGTAAATGCAGCTTCACTGCACTTAGAGAAGGATCAAAACAATCCTTTTAATACCAACTTCTATATACTTCAAAGTACCGTAACAAAAGAAAATGGAGAGTACAAAATGTGGTTCACAGGTTCTAACGGTACTAATTTAAAGATAAGATATGCTAGTTCAATAGATGGACTTAACTGGCCCACCTCCGAACTAGTGACGGTAAATGACACCGGTGATAATCACGACCCATCGTTGTTTAAGCATGAAGGAAACAATTATATATATTATATTTCTGAGCCATCTGAAGGTTCTGGCACCGATATAAAGGTCAAAAAAGCAACGGCAACAGGCGCTCAGTTTGATACTCCAGTTTTAATCAATCTAAATAGGCAGCAATGGAACAGTCAAAAACTGTCTTGTCCTTTCGGTTACTTTGAAAATGGTACCTACTTTTTGTTTTACTGTGGGACTGCTGGATCAGGTTGGAACTTAGGACTTGCTAGTTCAATAGATGGTATAAACTTCACACCCTGCTCTAATAATCCAATCATCAGTGGTGGTGATGTGGGTAACACTCAACTCTACACTGATGAGCATAATGTTAAACATCTACTTTATCACTCAACTAGTGGAATAACTGAGGTTACATCGGTAGGTCCTCTATCATGTAACTCTGTTTGGACAAACTATCATACTTTTATATCAAGAGACAAACCGTATGATCAAACGTATATTATCGCACCATCTCTTTTATACGACTCCTCTCCAAAAGAACTCTTCTACACCGCAAAGGGACCGGCTACGTCTGGGGAATGGAAACTAAACCGGGCTGTTGAAAACACAAGTAAGTCAAAGATAATTATTATTCCCGGATTTTTTGCTTCTTGGAATCAAGAGGCTATTTTACACAATTCAGAAACCAATGATTGGATAATTCCAACATATGTTCATGAATACGATGGATTAATGCAATCTCTCGAAAATGTAGGTTACAAAAAAAATATTGATTACTTTGTTTATCCTTACGATTGGAGAAAATCTTTGAGCGAATCAGCCGACAATCTTCATAATTTCTTACAAACAAATATCTGGAGCCTCGATGATTCCAATACGGTCAGCTTGGTCGGGCACTCAATGGGAGGATTGCTAAGTAGGATATATGCTCAAAAGTACTCTAGCGACAAAATCTCACAGGTGGTCACTGTAGGATCACCCCATAAAGGAGTTGTGCAGGTTTACCAACCGTTAGAAGCGGGGGAAACCAAGAAGGATGACTCATTTCTTTGGTTAGGAACAAAACTGTTGATAAATTTGAATAGATATAACTTTAGAACTGACAGGGAGATTGTAAGGAATTTAATCCCCTCTTTATATGACCTGTTTCCAACCTATGATTTTTTGAAAAATAAAAAAGGGAACCGTATCTCAGTAAATTCTTTATCAATACAAAATAATGCATTAAACGAATACAGTGATACAACCTCAATTGACAATAAAATGACTGTAATCTATGGCAACAAAACGATCAATAAAACACCGAAGGAAATTGTCGTTGGCAACAGAGCGCTCTTTGATCTTCTAACTAGGGATTATCTTGATGGAAGACCTTTGAGTTACATATATGGAGCAGGTGACTACCTCGTACCTTTAATTAGTTCCCAATTTGGATCTGCACAAGTACAACTACCATTAGATCACGGTGAGCTAATTTATAAATCGGAAGGGATCAAGCAGATATTTAGTAATTTAAATGTACCATTTTCCGATGATCAGATAGAGGAGGGAGAGGAGACTAAAATATCACCTTCCATACTTATCACTGCTCAGTCTCCAATTGCAATAGAGCTGGAGTTAGGCGACAATACATATTCGTCTGAAGGAGGAATGATTTTCTACCTAATGCAGAGTCTGGGACCTACAAGCTTCATGTGA
- the lepB gene encoding signal peptidase I, producing the protein MIKSVIEFVMDILETVVFIASIFLVFYLFIVQPNQVKGASMEDTFHSGEYIFTSKIAYKFSPIRKGDVVIFKSPKNNDIELIKRVIALPGDSVVIKNAEVYVNNEKIKESYTKTPTNLIPGGVLIEGSPTVIPEGSMFVMGDNRGASSDSREFGPVPEALLIGQVVYRYFPFDTMGVIKNPLSALRLPNFLAAL; encoded by the coding sequence ATGATTAAGTCTGTAATTGAGTTTGTAATGGATATTTTGGAGACTGTCGTCTTCATCGCTTCCATATTTCTTGTTTTCTACCTTTTTATAGTTCAGCCTAATCAGGTCAAAGGAGCATCAATGGAAGATACGTTTCACTCAGGTGAATATATCTTTACCAGTAAAATTGCGTATAAGTTCTCACCTATCAGAAAAGGGGACGTCGTTATCTTTAAGTCACCCAAAAATAATGACATCGAGCTGATTAAGCGAGTAATCGCGCTACCCGGAGATTCGGTAGTAATCAAAAATGCAGAGGTCTATGTTAACAACGAAAAGATTAAGGAGTCTTATACTAAAACGCCTACAAATCTCATTCCTGGTGGAGTCTTAATCGAGGGATCGCCAACAGTAATACCAGAGGGAAGTATGTTCGTAATGGGAGATAATCGAGGTGCGTCGTCCGACTCTCGTGAGTTTGGTCCTGTTCCTGAAGCTCTCTTAATTGGGCAGGTGGTATATAGATACTTTCCGTTCGATACTATGGGGGTTATAAAAAATCCGCTTTCTGCTCTTCGACTGCCAAATTTTCTAGCAGCTTTATAA
- the rpmA gene encoding 50S ribosomal protein L27, with amino-acid sequence MAHTKSQKATAGNRDSRSKRRGVKIYGGQAVATGNIIVRQKGSKFRAGEGTKLSNDFTIIAMRSGKVEFKTKHGVQYVQVCETK; translated from the coding sequence ATGGCCCATACAAAGTCGCAAAAAGCTACAGCAGGAAATAGAGACTCACGTTCCAAACGTCGTGGAGTAAAGATCTATGGTGGTCAGGCAGTAGCTACAGGGAACATTATTGTCAGGCAGAAAGGTTCTAAGTTTAGAGCCGGAGAAGGTACGAAACTTTCAAACGATTTTACTATTATCGCAATGAGATCTGGAAAGGTTGAATTTAAGACAAAGCACGGAGTACAATACGTGCAAGTATGCGAGACGAAATAA
- the rplU gene encoding 50S ribosomal protein L21 — MSVKAVVTTGGKQYLVGENEEITVEHLEGNLNDQIKLKTLAIFDSEKDTVELGTPELKKEAAATIVEQGKGEKIRVAKFRAKSRYRKVTGFRPVLTKLKISKIS, encoded by the coding sequence ATGTCAGTTAAAGCAGTCGTCACAACTGGAGGCAAGCAGTATCTTGTTGGAGAAAATGAAGAGATTACCGTCGAGCATCTTGAAGGTAATTTAAATGACCAGATTAAGCTCAAAACCCTTGCTATTTTTGATTCAGAAAAAGATACCGTGGAACTCGGCACTCCTGAGTTAAAAAAAGAAGCAGCTGCAACTATTGTTGAGCAAGGAAAAGGTGAAAAGATCAGAGTTGCTAAATTCAGAGCTAAGTCTCGATACCGAAAGGTTACAGGTTTTCGACCAGTGCTTACCAAACTAAAAATTAGCAAAATATCCTAA
- a CDS encoding rod shape-determining protein RodA has protein sequence MRLNWSILFPAILLFLIGIFNLIGVRSDLIITQVIAGILAVLFFICLKILGINFFKNNATLLYWVGISLLVLTYVIGFEARGSRRWIDLHFFSIQTSEIFKPFFAIFIAQYFVVNKNWLYNYKTVFTGIAYFLLPTVLILKQPDLGTSLVYVAMFLPVLVYSGVPRKILGKLALSGMVIAPIYWMILKEYQKVRLLSFLNPQADIHGSGYNLVQSIIAIGSGKVLGRGLGYGTQAKLNFLPEFHTDFAFASLVEQFGLLGGLMVIGLFLILARACINELRKKYNQKDDDSKFKFLFQLSIFSSIVFQAGINIGMNMGLFPITGITLPFISYGGSSLIAIFASLAFLN, from the coding sequence ATGAGACTCAACTGGAGCATTTTATTTCCCGCGATACTTTTATTCTTGATTGGAATCTTTAATCTTATCGGCGTGAGAAGCGACCTGATTATTACGCAGGTAATAGCAGGTATATTAGCGGTTCTGTTTTTTATCTGTCTTAAGATACTTGGTATTAATTTTTTCAAGAATAACGCAACCTTACTCTACTGGGTGGGAATATCACTTCTTGTGCTTACCTATGTTATTGGTTTTGAAGCTCGAGGTTCTCGGCGGTGGATCGACCTTCATTTTTTTAGTATACAGACCTCAGAAATTTTCAAGCCATTTTTTGCAATATTTATTGCTCAGTACTTTGTGGTAAATAAAAACTGGCTATATAATTATAAGACGGTATTTACAGGGATAGCCTATTTCCTTCTTCCCACCGTTCTCATTTTAAAGCAACCTGATCTTGGAACCTCATTGGTCTATGTCGCGATGTTTTTACCTGTTTTAGTCTACTCTGGAGTGCCACGTAAAATTCTTGGAAAGCTAGCCTTAAGTGGAATGGTAATTGCACCGATTTACTGGATGATCTTAAAGGAATACCAAAAGGTTCGTCTACTAAGTTTTTTGAATCCACAAGCTGATATACACGGAAGTGGATATAATCTCGTACAATCGATCATTGCAATTGGCTCTGGTAAGGTGCTGGGTAGAGGACTTGGGTACGGAACTCAAGCTAAGCTTAATTTTCTTCCTGAGTTTCACACTGACTTTGCTTTTGCTTCTCTAGTAGAGCAGTTTGGTTTATTAGGAGGACTAATGGTTATAGGATTGTTTTTAATTCTTGCAAGAGCCTGTATAAATGAGCTTAGAAAAAAATATAACCAGAAGGATGACGATAGCAAATTTAAGTTTTTATTTCAGTTAAGCATTTTTTCATCGATTGTTTTTCAGGCGGGGATAAACATCGGAATGAATATGGGCTTATTTCCCATTACCGGAATTACACTACCGTTTATTTCTTACGGAGGCTCATCATTGATTGCGATCTTTGCTTCGTTGGCATTTTTGAACTAA